The DNA sequence GATGATgagacaggaaaaataaaaaggtgagTTACATGTTGTAAATTCTAAAGGCTTTGTGAGTCAGGACACTAAACATAATGATAGTTTTGAAATTCTTGATCTGAATAGAACAGGATAAATTCATGTTTTCAAGGCCGAAATAAATAACGGAAATTTTCTGTGAGGTTGTATGTGGCAAATCAATTCTATAAAGCagaacttaggaaaaaaaagtcaaaagtgCAGATGGCATCAGAGAAAGTTGAGACTGAAAGTTGCCAGAAGTTGTCCTGCTTATCTTCAGCTCCTGTAACACAAAATCTACTGTACTGAAATATTGCTAACAGAAAGACAGCAGTGTCTGGACATCTTGTTCTGAATGATTTGTCATACTTAGTAGTGTAAGGACAGCCAATTAATCAATCTGGTCTCGTTACCTGTGGAAAAACTTCCTACCTATACTCTAAACCTCTTTGcttctgtgctgcctgtgcagggcagagAAAGCAAATGTTCCTTTGTGCTCAAGAGCTTGAAAGGGTGAGAAAGGCTTGTTTGGTGTCTTGGACTGTAGGCACTGGGGTCTTTGTTGTGGGAAGCAGTAACACTATTCAAGGTTGCTCTGATTTTTTGGAAGTGAGTCAGGAGATAAGGAATAACTTTCTTGCTTATTTATAAAAAATGgcaaataataaagaaataaagatatTCTTAGTGAAATCAAAGGACATGCAAATAGAATCAAACAAATGATAGGCTAATGAAAGCAAgcctttatttcttttgtgaTTTCAAGATACTCAGAGTTGTTAGGCTTGAAATCCTgtcaagaaaataattaattttttgtgtAAATACAAATGGAATATTTGTATGTATTTGTACCCATTACATTATATTAATTAACTTATTTTGTTCTTAGTGCCACTGTACATTGAGATTTTCTGAAATACTAGACTACTTTGTGTGTTTTTAAAACGTCATGAGCTGTAGAAATCAGTAAGAAAACATCAAAACTGTAAGGAACTCTGCTTCTGTAGAAATAGTGTGTTGCTACCCTAAATATAGCTTTCCTTGAGCAGTCAAAACAAAAGCTCCTTTGTCGGTTTATTTGCTTTTCTAGACTCAGTTGCATATGGAGTTACGTTCCATGGGGCTCTTtatgttttttaatatttttgaacaATTTCATTGTAGGACAAAATGTAGCACAGGATATTTTTCTCCTATTATTGGAAAGATAACCAGAGCAGATGAGCTGAAAGAGCGGCTGAAGAAGCAGCGCATTGCTTTGAAAACCTACTCCTGGAAGGATACTGCAATGCAGGCTCTCAGACTGGATCGCCAGCCTGCAGAAGTACAACCAAATTCTGTGCCAATACCTACCCCTGTTTCTGCATCTGTGTGTTCAGTTCTTTGTCACCCATTACAACCTTCAGAACTAAAAAGTAAGGTCAGAATTAATAGTGGAAATATTAAGACTGATTGCTCCTGTGCTGTGAAGTTACGAGAGGCTTTTGTGTCATCAAATTCCATACAACCACCCCTTCAGAAAACTGACCAAGTGTGCACAGAGAACTTGTCTCCAGCTTTTGAGCTGTTCAGCAGGGAAATACTGGAACCAGATGCAAGTAAAAAGAATGTACAGTGTTTCCAGGAAGGAATGGATGCTTCATATTCTCATACCCAAGTTACagattttagtgaaaaagaCAGAAACCTACTGCAGCAAAAACGAAAATTATATAGTTCAGTAGTTCAACCAGCAAAGTGTTTGAAAAAAGCAGATGCCAATCCTACATTTGTCAAGAAACATCATGATTTATGTGATAATCATCAACAAATGCAGCACAATGTCGTTCTGGAGGCTGAGGTATCTGATACTGCTCTGAACAAAGAACTTAATGcatcagctgccagcactgcccacagtTCACCgtctggaaagctgcacagaaGAGTGAAGCTTAATTTGAgaaagaataaaagagaaacCCAAAAACAGAATATGGAGTTACGTGTAAAGAATTCAGATGGACTGTCTGTTCCTGAAGAGAAGAGAAGCACTTGTAGCTCATCACTGCAGACCCTGTTGGAGTTATTTCAGACAAGTGAAAGAAACTCAGAATTTGGAGGTTTTTCAAGTTGCACCGAGAAGAAATGTTCAATGGGCATAAATGATACATGTGAAGGGCAGAATGCAAATGTTTTGTGGTCATTATTTTCCTCGTCATCCTCGTCCCCATTTTTTGGATTTTAATGCTGGTTTATTTAATACAATGATTTTTAAATTGACTTGAAGATTTAAGATTCTATTAGTGAAGACTGCTGTATTATATGTAcagattattttgttttcaagtttttttaattcaaaagcTTCTGTAAatgtaaataagaaaaataaaactaagtTTGGCTTTGGTtatgtgttttggggtttttttaaaggtacTGCTTTATTGTGTCTGGTAAAAGGCTCTGACCCCACATTTGGATTAAATGAATTGCTAGGCAAAGCATGATGCTGCTGCATTTAGATAGAGTAATTTCCTAAAATCATTGACTATGATACATTCCAAGTAAccacattaaaaataactggATGTTCCACTGTAAGTAGTCCATTACTCATGGATTACTGATGTTTTGCCAGCATTTGGTTGCTTcccttttcttctgctgctttaATAGAGAACACAGTAACAAAGATGTATTACATTCTTTGACTACTCTGATGtattaatattaaattaaaactaCCTCTCTTGTGTGTTTCAGCTAATAAGAAAGCAGTTAGGTGTATGTATTTTCATtgggggaaaacaaacaaacaagaaaccAGCAGGACAGGTAGGTTTCTGATCGACTTGGGTCAttcatttgatttttctttcagagtAGCCAGCTTGTCAGCTTGGCTTTACTCGGAAGCTGAATGAACGACACAAGTGAGAGTTGGGAAGACTTTTTTTAATAATGCAGATCTTTACCAGAGCTGATTTCTTTCAGAATTTTCATATCTGTAAATCATGAGAGGGCACAAGTATAAAATTACAAGAGACAAAAGAGTTATTAATAAATGTAGACTTCCTTAAGGTCATATAAGAGATCTCAACCACAGAAATTACTTTCATTAATTTTTGCATAAATTACTTGTTTGCATTTTCATCTCTTGCCCATTTAATATTCTCAAATTTAGTGCTTTTACAGTTAAAGTGCTTTAATGTTGCAAGCTCTTGTATGTCCTTTATAGGCTGTTTTCTATGAGGGTTAGGTAAAGCTGCTTGGAGTGCAGGAATAGGTGAGGAAAACTccataaaattatatttcttttacAGGGCATATGGATTGGAAGTTTAATGATGAAAGTAGCTGCTTAGGGTGTTACTGTCACCTTTAAAGGTGACATTCCTTATTCCTCTGTTAATGTAATTGTATGTACAGTCTGGTGAGGACTGCTTTTGGCTTCTCCATCTTACTGGCCTCTTCTGGCTGGATTTATAGTTAGTTATTATAGTTCTCATCTGGATTCATATCCAGAAAACACAGCCATTACAGAAATGAgcaaaatttacattttaaagagGAGTCGATCTTGAATGTGTATATCTGTACTTATTTTTTGTCTGCAAATTACCTGTATATAGTAGTCTAGGACTGGGACTTTAAAGTAGAAGATTGAAGCAATTACTTTGTTCTTCATTTTGAATGACACTTTAGTGATTGCTTTCTGGTTCAGTGAGTTCAATATATTTTAGGAACAAGTGTTttgattgtttttcttctgttgagATAATTTTGTTCAgttggagatttttttgttgggtattttgtttgggttttttttttttgttggtttgagTTTCTCTGGGTGTGTGTTTTTCCTAGCTTTTGGTTCAGTcttaaaagtaagaaaaatctgcatttccCCCTAAAGCATTGCAAAAGTCTGCCAGTAAGTAGCCAGTAATCCCTTGCTTCTGCCTCTCTGCTTCCATCCCTTGGGCACACATTCCTTAGCTGCCCTGATGGCCTCCACCTCTGCATGGCTATTGATGCAATAATAAGGCTGAAAGGTGGAAGAAGTCACTGTTAGTAAATCTTCTCATCAGAGAAACTGTGTGTatgtttaatgtatttttatgaGTACATGCAGTCCTAGAACATGTTAGCTTAACAGGCAGTTAGTGTGTGTTAGAGTCCCCTTTGTTGTGTGTTCATTTGGTATCACAAGACACAGTAAGCTTGTTAACTATTTCTGAACAGATTTTCTCAgcatatttaattattttaatgtatttattatattttaagcTTGTTTAAAAAAGCCCCCACAGTTTTTACAGAAGTTTGAATGTATTTATGTAacaatttcaaaaaataaatgcagaaggGTAGTTACTAGAACATCTGTCTCTCTCTGATTTCCTCATAGAGAATTgagtattttcaaaatatatggCAGTGATTGTGAGAAATGTCAAACAGTTCAGAAAAAGAATGCCTCTTTGGTCACTAAAACTGCACTTCTAATTGCAAACCTTTATTTATCCATGTGTATTTGTGATAATTAGATATTATATAATTGCAGTTTGAGTTTTCTTCATAAGGATTTCTTCTAATGCACTTCATTTTTGAATTGTCTTTCTGTGACTTTGAGGAGCAGAAATGTTGTGTCTGTTCAAGGAAGTTATAGTGTGGCTGTaaggaggagaggaaacagTTCCCAATCCGTGTGTGCGCACGGAGGTGTTCCTGTGGAGATTAGTAGTGCCAACACCACTCACATATTGGGAGGTTCTGCAGGAACTTTGATGCACTCAGGTaagccctgtgctgtgctgcagcatccctgtgtgCAGCTATTGCCCAATGTCCAGCTGCAGAACACTTGACACAAAGCAGGAGGTGACTGTAGGGCTGGCTTTCCTGTTAGCCTGAGGTTTTAGCTCCTTAGATGTGCCTGTGCACCTTCATCCCACATCTGAGGAGGCTCAGCTCTGACACACTCATCTGATGTAGCTGGTGATGTGTCTGTGAAGCTCTTGTGGCAGCCTCTGAGTGAAGGAATGTTGAAAAAATGGTACTAGTGTAATTACATGGGGCATGTGGACACGGGACAAAAATATGAATCCCTCCATGTTCTCCAGCTGCAGAATCTTTGTTCATGTGGCCTCTGGGCCATTGGCTGCTAATAAGCACCACAGGGGCTGATAAAGTCTGATCACACTGGGCCTTTTGATCACATTGCCAATtgatatcacagaatcatcaaaTCACAGTCTACCTTGGTCTTACACTGAGTACTCACAGGTGGAAAGCACTTCCTTGCCCTAGTTTCATTCTCCAGATGCTTAGAATCTGCAAACTTTAAGACATGTGATTAGATTGTGTGAAGAATTATGGGAAATTCCTGAAATAGTGAAGTGTAAGATAAAACTACAATTAATGTGATCAAGCATTCACATCCTTCTTGCATGACTAGTTTGGATGTTACTTGCATCACAGCAGGAAATGGTCTCCCCTTTATCCCTCTCATTTTTTCCATTATGTTTCATCTCATGTAAATATTCTTCTGGAAAAGAAGCTATTTTCTTTCAAGTGCTTACTGCCACTCAGATTTAGCTGTAACCTCTATATGCATCTAATCACCACACTTGAAGACAAATGAGGGGAAATTTTAGCAACCAATTGATCCAGAGCAATTGTACAACTTACACAGGATATACGTAGGTGGACTAGAAAATGAATACCAAAGTTTATTTCTTAGCATAGCTAGTCCTCTGGACCCTGTAAAGAGATTGTGGTATTACCAACAggatttacttttgtttttgcTATTAAGGGCAAGCATAAACAGAGTCACCACTGATTATCTGAAGCAGGTGAAGATAAATGTGAGTAAAGTCCATTAACCAGTTTACCATCTCTGGAGGTGGTATGAGATGaataatttggggttttttaccaTGAATTCTGCAAATGTTGCTTTTTGGTTATTTGCTTTAGATAGTGTAGTTATCAAAAATAAATGCTGAGCACCGCAGATACAGCACCATAAAAAGATTTGGGATGGAAAGCAGGTGTTTGAGTGTACTCCAATTTCATTTGGGATAGAGAAGTTGTAGAGTCAGGTGGCTGTCtataatatttttgtttgtttggggtttgttttggttttggtgggggtttttgtttgcttttttgttttgttttgaattggttttttaattattaattaatattggTTATTTTGTTGAACGGAGACCTCACTTCAAGACTCAATGTTAAATATTGGTTGAGTGTGTGAATAGCTGACCACAAACCAGACTTTCACTGTGACCTTCAGTCCTACAGGCAGTGGAGGGGGAGATGCTGGTCTCCTCTCTCTGGGAACTGGAGATAGGACACGAGGAAATGGGAGGAAGCTGCAACTGGTAGTGTTCAGATTGGACATCAGGACAAGGTTCTTCACTGAGAGGGTGATCGGTCACCAGAACATGCTCCTCAGGGAAGCAGTCCCCAAGTCAAGAGTTGAAGGATTGGATGACACCATTATTTGGTGTATTTTCAGGTAGTTCCATGAAGAGAAGGGAGTTAGACTTTATGAGTCTTACAGATCTCTTCCAACATGTGATATTCCATGAATTGCTAGAAGAAGAAAGGATCTGTCCCCTGATGTGAAAGAGCTTGCTTAGAGGTGGATAGTCTGCCAAAGTCCTTGGCAATGTTGAGGAACTCCCAGGAAAGTAAAACTAGGAGGTGAATCTTGATATTCGCTGCCTGATTTCCCAAATGAATGTGAAATCACCATCaatgaaatttaaatatttttctgaagaatTAAGCCTGTCAAACAATTAATTTCTAATCAATGTGTACAATTAGAAGCAGCTTCAGACATAGAGATCAGGGTTTACTTCCTTGTGATTTAGATCCTTCAGCATAATATAGAAATTTTCTGCTATTTAAGTTTTCTCTTTAGAATTAATCTTTAGTGTTTACCACAGAAATGATAAATAAGTAAGCCAAAGAGTAGAAGACATAAATAAGAGAGGTTTGCAAGGAGAGGAATGTAAAACCtttttcagctgtgttttgGCTAATTGCTTCTAGCACACACCctttttaaatgcctttatCTTTGTATTCGttgtctggattttttttttttttttttttttttagaaaaagttATAACTATTATTCTTTAAATTA is a window from the Passer domesticus isolate bPasDom1 chromosome 1, bPasDom1.hap1, whole genome shotgun sequence genome containing:
- the DBF4 gene encoding protein DBF4 homolog A isoform X1, whose protein sequence is MKPSAAEAADKGARPQDGIQAKPEKIRSSLKNVKKDTGKPEKLKFKPLTGKVFYLDIPSNVISEKLGKDLKELGGRVESFLSKDINYLVTNKKEAKFAPALGQISPVPSPESAPNGGNGSPHPSNRKDRHDGSSFKIVDTVRMSRGKSLVEKAIKEQDLIPSGSILSNALSWGVKILHIDDVKNCIEQKKRELYLIKRAGSSSKDVGKHVTAQKSKTGRLKSPFIRVEDRSRQYRPFYLQLLSFPFLNYCVPKPYSPFEVDKKYTGQKQAQSKERNKNNSDKDCGMPAQFPQKDKKKRGYCECCGKKYEDLQTHLESERHRNFAQSTQYKVVDDIISKLAYEFVAYKDDETGKIKRTKCSTGYFSPIIGKITRADELKERLKKQRIALKTYSWKDTAMQALRLDRQPAEVQPNSVPIPTPVSASVCSVLCHPLQPSELKSKVRINSGNIKTDCSCAVKLREAFVSSNSIQPPLQKTDQVCTENLSPAFELFSREILEPDASKKNVQCFQEGMDASYSHTQVTDFSEKDRNLLQQKRKLYSSVVQPAKCLKKADANPTFVKKHHDLCDNHQQMQHNVVLEAEVSDTALNKELNASAASTAHSSPSGKLHRRVKLNLRKNKRETQKQNMELRVKNSDGLSVPEEKRSTCSSSLQTLLELFQTSERNSEFGGFSSCTEKKCSMGINDTCEGQNANVLWSLFSSSSSSPFFGF
- the DBF4 gene encoding protein DBF4 homolog A isoform X2 translates to MKPSAAEAADKGARPQDGIQAKPEKIRSSLKNVKKDTGKPEKLKFKPLTGKVFYLDIPSNVISEKLGKDLKELGGRVESFLSKDINYLVTNKKEAKFAPALGQISPVPSPESAPNGGNGSPHPSNRKDRHDGSSFKIVDTVRMSRGKSLVEKAIKEQDLIPSGSILSNALSWGVKILHIDDVKNCIEQKKRELYLIKRAGSSSKDVGKHVTAQKSKSRLKSPFIRVEDRSRQYRPFYLQLLSFPFLNYCVPKPYSPFEVDKKYTGQKQAQSKERNKNNSDKDCGMPAQFPQKDKKKRGYCECCGKKYEDLQTHLESERHRNFAQSTQYKVVDDIISKLAYEFVAYKDDETGKIKRTKCSTGYFSPIIGKITRADELKERLKKQRIALKTYSWKDTAMQALRLDRQPAEVQPNSVPIPTPVSASVCSVLCHPLQPSELKSKVRINSGNIKTDCSCAVKLREAFVSSNSIQPPLQKTDQVCTENLSPAFELFSREILEPDASKKNVQCFQEGMDASYSHTQVTDFSEKDRNLLQQKRKLYSSVVQPAKCLKKADANPTFVKKHHDLCDNHQQMQHNVVLEAEVSDTALNKELNASAASTAHSSPSGKLHRRVKLNLRKNKRETQKQNMELRVKNSDGLSVPEEKRSTCSSSLQTLLELFQTSERNSEFGGFSSCTEKKCSMGINDTCEGQNANVLWSLFSSSSSSPFFGF
- the DBF4 gene encoding protein DBF4 homolog A isoform X3, whose amino-acid sequence is MAGPLPEDGIQAKPEKIRSSLKNVKKDTGKPEKLKFKPLTGKVFYLDIPSNVISEKLGKDLKELGGRVESFLSKDINYLVTNKKEAKFAPALGQISPVPSPESAPNGGNGSPHPSNRKDRHDGSSFKIVDTVRMSRGKSLVEKAIKEQDLIPSGSILSNALSWGVKILHIDDVKNCIEQKKRELYLIKRAGSSSKDVGKHVTAQKSKTGRLKSPFIRVEDRSRQYRPFYLQLLSFPFLNYCVPKPYSPFEVDKKYTGQKQAQSKERNKNNSDKDCGMPAQFPQKDKKKRGYCECCGKKYEDLQTHLESERHRNFAQSTQYKVVDDIISKLAYEFVAYKDDETGKIKRTKCSTGYFSPIIGKITRADELKERLKKQRIALKTYSWKDTAMQALRLDRQPAEVQPNSVPIPTPVSASVCSVLCHPLQPSELKSKVRINSGNIKTDCSCAVKLREAFVSSNSIQPPLQKTDQVCTENLSPAFELFSREILEPDASKKNVQCFQEGMDASYSHTQVTDFSEKDRNLLQQKRKLYSSVVQPAKCLKKADANPTFVKKHHDLCDNHQQMQHNVVLEAEVSDTALNKELNASAASTAHSSPSGKLHRRVKLNLRKNKRETQKQNMELRVKNSDGLSVPEEKRSTCSSSLQTLLELFQTSERNSEFGGFSSCTEKKCSMGINDTCEGQNANVLWSLFSSSSSSPFFGF